From one Luteipulveratus mongoliensis genomic stretch:
- a CDS encoding XdhC family protein, with product MRDVLPELAEHWRAGRPVAVATVVSTSSSAPRPAGTSMVVLPAGDVLGSVSGGCVDGDAYEQATEVLRSRAPVLRHYGVSDSNAFAVGLTCGGTIEVFTQYVDAESAPWFGEVADAVAAGTPVAVATVVADREPGRVGRCLVVSPDTGLDVGGLGSVRLDEAVARAADGLLRDGASGTLTFGPDGEQGDATRVFVWTAMPAPRMLVFGANEFATALAGMGSFMGYRVTACDARPVFATPSRFPAADEVVAKWPHRYLAEESEAGRLDDRTVICVLTHDPKFDVPVLEVALRLPHVAYVGAMGSRLTHTDRLDRLREAGLSEGQLARLSSPLGLDLGARTPAETAVSIAAEILALRSGASGARLSAHSGPIHRDADWSPAQIDARLIGAGVCR from the coding sequence ATGCGTGACGTTCTTCCTGAGCTGGCCGAGCACTGGAGGGCGGGACGGCCGGTCGCGGTGGCGACGGTCGTCTCGACCTCCAGCTCGGCGCCCCGGCCTGCCGGTACGTCGATGGTCGTGCTGCCTGCCGGCGACGTCCTCGGATCGGTCTCGGGCGGATGTGTGGACGGCGACGCCTATGAGCAGGCGACGGAGGTGCTGCGCTCCCGTGCTCCCGTGCTCCGGCACTACGGCGTGAGCGACAGCAACGCCTTCGCCGTAGGACTCACCTGCGGCGGCACGATCGAGGTCTTCACGCAGTATGTCGACGCCGAGTCCGCGCCGTGGTTCGGCGAGGTGGCGGACGCGGTGGCAGCCGGAACACCCGTTGCGGTCGCCACCGTGGTCGCCGACCGCGAACCCGGACGCGTCGGCCGATGCCTCGTCGTGAGTCCCGACACCGGCCTCGATGTCGGCGGGCTCGGCTCGGTCCGTCTGGACGAGGCAGTGGCGCGGGCCGCTGATGGACTGCTCCGCGACGGCGCGAGTGGCACTCTCACGTTCGGTCCGGACGGCGAACAGGGAGACGCCACAAGGGTTTTCGTGTGGACAGCCATGCCTGCGCCACGGATGCTGGTGTTCGGCGCCAACGAGTTCGCGACGGCCTTGGCCGGTATGGGTTCGTTCATGGGCTACCGCGTCACGGCCTGTGACGCCCGCCCGGTCTTCGCTACGCCGTCGCGCTTTCCCGCCGCCGATGAGGTCGTGGCGAAGTGGCCGCACCGCTACCTCGCGGAGGAGTCCGAGGCCGGTCGGCTGGACGACCGCACCGTCATCTGCGTCCTGACTCACGATCCCAAGTTCGACGTACCCGTGCTCGAGGTGGCGTTACGACTGCCGCACGTCGCGTACGTCGGTGCCATGGGCTCGCGACTGACCCACACTGACCGTCTGGACCGGTTGCGCGAGGCCGGTCTCTCGGAGGGTCAGCTCGCTCGCCTGTCGAGCCCCTTGGGACTGGACCTCGGAGCCCGCACGCCGGCCGAGACCGCGGTCAGTATCGCCGCCGAGATCCTGGCGCTGCGATCCGGAGCCTCTGGCGCCCGACTGTCGGCCCACTCGGGTCCGATCCATCGGGATGCCGACTGGAGCCCCGCTCAGATCGACGCCCGGCTGATCGGCGCCGGCGTGTGTCGCTGA
- a CDS encoding (2Fe-2S)-binding protein, with amino-acid sequence MTEQTFILNGKRVSVDVDDDVRVLWVLRDVLKMTGPKYGCGINVCKACTSHVNGKAFNPCSVRVGDLKSTDEVTTIEGLADTADGDLHPMQQAWLETDVAQCGYCQPGQIMAAVAKVKQAKAEGREISDADLDEIRNVCRCGTYVRIREAIKAGAANM; translated from the coding sequence ATGACTGAGCAGACCTTCATCCTCAACGGCAAGCGCGTCTCGGTCGACGTGGACGACGACGTACGCGTCCTGTGGGTTCTCCGTGACGTCCTCAAGATGACGGGCCCGAAGTACGGCTGCGGCATCAACGTGTGCAAGGCGTGCACCTCGCACGTCAACGGCAAGGCGTTCAACCCGTGCTCGGTGCGCGTCGGCGACCTCAAGTCGACGGACGAGGTCACCACGATCGAGGGCCTTGCCGACACCGCCGACGGTGACCTGCACCCGATGCAGCAGGCCTGGCTGGAGACCGACGTCGCCCAGTGTGGCTACTGCCAGCCCGGCCAGATCATGGCCGCCGTCGCCAAGGTGAAGCAGGCCAAGGCCGAGGGGCGCGAGATCTCCGACGCCGACCTGGACGAGATCCGCAACGTCTGCCGGTGCGGCACCTACGTCCGGATCCGCGAGGCGATCAAGGCCGGCGCGGCGAACATGTGA
- a CDS encoding molybdopterin cofactor-binding domain-containing protein, with product MPTSPPSDHSDDGSKSGLSRRRFVGYVLGGATLVVAADLRLGTPAYAAVPSIPQVPEIYDLEDAQVDAGLATANLIKIEVNKDGTAEFSLPRMEVGQGITTSTAMIIAEELDLPVSKVTVKLAPARPELLFNQLTGGSNTTVSTFTPIRVAAAIAKGALLEAAAIELGSVVTRLKSKAGVISAPNGKSVTYGELAEAAASKVVKKVEVELKPRSEFSVIGKPVKRLDARDIVTGKKKFVTDLDIPGALPTMLCRAPGLNGSPKAVRNLRVVLAMPGVTDVTMIDTGVAVRAETFGQCIDAIRALDVDWGSGKVEGEDDASMLAHLRKAELPLVVPKVPILAGQVEASFEFMFRSSAALEPNCAIADVRPDKATIWAGLKAPIVAQGHVAEAVGLPLTSVTVNVVTGGGSFGHKLFDDAAVEAAKVSKAMAKPVKLMWHRADEPRQGRMHPMATSRIRATYLAGQVLTFEQRHTSVATDFSHGFGEMIIATAAKLPPGAVGLGLSETIFTLTQELPYNFGVVTQLLSETDQRFNTGSMRAIYSPDVACANELVIDMLAKKLGKDPLAMRLAFLKDARIKRVLQKAAEVGKWGRPMAPGTAQGIAIHREYKGATACLVEIDCRPATVNRKVPNGVTGPRVTKAVIAVDAGLVVNPAGLKAQMLGGLSDGIGLALTNSTHLKDGHFLEASWDNYFYTRQWNTPLEFECVVMPPETDQPGGAGEAGVPASVAAVACAYARATGKVPTRFPINHNTLSFEPKPFIPSVPESPVDGLAHTF from the coding sequence GTGCCTACCAGCCCTCCCTCTGACCACTCCGACGACGGGTCGAAGTCCGGCCTCAGTCGCCGTCGCTTTGTCGGCTACGTCCTTGGCGGGGCCACCCTTGTCGTGGCCGCCGACCTGCGGCTCGGCACGCCGGCGTACGCCGCCGTGCCCTCGATCCCACAGGTCCCGGAGATCTACGACCTCGAGGACGCTCAGGTCGACGCCGGGCTGGCGACCGCCAACCTCATCAAGATCGAGGTCAACAAGGACGGCACCGCTGAGTTCTCGCTGCCACGGATGGAGGTCGGCCAGGGCATCACGACGTCCACCGCGATGATCATCGCCGAGGAGCTCGACCTCCCCGTCAGCAAGGTCACGGTCAAGCTCGCACCTGCCCGCCCGGAGCTGCTGTTCAACCAGCTCACCGGTGGCTCCAACACCACGGTCTCGACGTTCACCCCGATCCGCGTCGCCGCCGCGATCGCCAAGGGCGCACTGCTCGAGGCCGCTGCCATCGAGCTCGGCTCGGTCGTCACGCGGCTGAAGTCGAAGGCCGGTGTCATCTCCGCGCCGAACGGCAAGTCGGTGACCTACGGCGAGCTGGCCGAAGCAGCCGCCAGCAAGGTCGTGAAGAAGGTCGAGGTGGAGCTCAAGCCCAGGTCGGAGTTCAGCGTGATCGGCAAGCCGGTCAAGCGGCTCGACGCGCGCGACATCGTGACGGGCAAGAAGAAGTTCGTCACCGACCTGGACATCCCAGGCGCGTTGCCGACGATGCTGTGCCGCGCTCCCGGGCTGAACGGCTCGCCCAAGGCCGTCCGCAACCTACGGGTCGTGCTTGCGATGCCGGGCGTCACGGACGTGACCATGATCGACACCGGGGTCGCCGTACGAGCTGAGACGTTCGGCCAGTGCATCGACGCCATCCGCGCGCTCGATGTCGACTGGGGCTCCGGCAAGGTCGAGGGCGAGGACGACGCGTCCATGCTCGCGCACCTGCGCAAGGCCGAGCTCCCGCTCGTGGTCCCCAAGGTGCCCATCCTGGCTGGTCAGGTCGAGGCATCGTTCGAGTTCATGTTCCGCAGCAGTGCGGCGCTCGAGCCGAACTGCGCGATCGCCGACGTACGACCGGACAAGGCCACGATCTGGGCCGGGCTCAAGGCGCCGATCGTCGCGCAGGGCCACGTCGCCGAGGCCGTCGGGCTGCCTCTGACCTCCGTCACGGTCAACGTGGTGACCGGCGGCGGTTCGTTCGGGCACAAGCTGTTCGACGACGCAGCGGTCGAGGCGGCCAAGGTCTCCAAGGCCATGGCCAAGCCGGTCAAGCTGATGTGGCACCGCGCGGACGAGCCCCGCCAGGGTCGGATGCACCCGATGGCGACCTCACGCATCCGGGCGACCTATCTGGCCGGGCAGGTGCTGACGTTCGAGCAGCGGCACACCAGCGTCGCGACCGACTTCAGTCACGGGTTCGGCGAGATGATCATCGCGACCGCGGCCAAGCTGCCGCCCGGTGCCGTGGGCCTTGGGCTGTCGGAGACGATCTTCACGCTCACCCAGGAGCTGCCCTACAACTTCGGCGTCGTCACCCAGCTGCTCAGCGAGACCGACCAGCGGTTCAACACCGGCAGCATGCGGGCGATCTACTCCCCCGACGTCGCCTGCGCCAACGAGCTGGTCATCGACATGCTCGCCAAGAAGCTCGGCAAGGACCCGCTGGCCATGCGGCTCGCCTTCTTGAAGGACGCCCGGATCAAGCGCGTGCTGCAGAAGGCCGCCGAGGTCGGCAAGTGGGGACGCCCGATGGCGCCGGGGACCGCACAGGGCATCGCGATCCACCGTGAGTACAAGGGCGCGACCGCCTGCCTCGTCGAGATCGACTGCCGTCCTGCGACGGTCAACCGCAAGGTCCCCAACGGCGTCACAGGCCCCCGGGTGACCAAGGCCGTGATCGCGGTCGATGCCGGCCTGGTCGTCAACCCGGCTGGCCTGAAGGCACAGATGCTGGGTGGCCTGTCGGACGGCATCGGTCTCGCGCTGACCAACAGCACCCACCTCAAGGACGGTCACTTCCTCGAGGCCAGCTGGGACAACTACTTCTACACGCGGCAGTGGAACACGCCGCTGGAGTTCGAGTGCGTGGTCATGCCACCGGAGACCGACCAGCCTGGCGGAGCAGGTGAGGCGGGCGTACCCGCCTCGGTCGCAGCGGTCGCGTGCGCCTACGCCCGCGCGACCGGCAAGGTGCCGACCCGCTTCCCGATCAACCACAACACGCTCTCGTTCGAGCCCAAGCCGTTCATCCCGTCCGTCCCCGAGTCGCCGGTCGACGGCCTCGCCCACACCTTCTGA
- a CDS encoding glycoside hydrolase family 30 protein, protein MTLDARDVRQPIEGFGAAFTDSSAYQLTRLKKRNPTHYAQVMQHLFNTRTGLGLNVMRVPMGSSDFTAESHHWTDADRQGPREDPLHYFALSPAETSRLIPVIKDALAINPSMHIVATPWSAPAWMKEHHSLIGQEGGSLRPEYYNAWADYFVRWIRGLKAHGVPVWGVTVQNEPYFAPADYPGMPYSASELATFTKSYLAPALKAANLRPVIVAHDHNWANATEAKDELSGDRSFVGAVGWHCYNNEAGTSTMTAVHRIYPDLPQHVTECSSDTASGDLIRYSTAELALRSTQHWARSVVLWNLALGPGGTPHLGGCQGCRGLLTVTDTGESWTPIRDQLGQVARFVRPGAWHISSTEETGGVVTSAFVNRDGTQVLVAHNPTTATVAFSTRWTDRGGFDYRLPAGATVTFRAARLP, encoded by the coding sequence GTGACCCTCGACGCTCGCGATGTCCGCCAGCCGATCGAGGGGTTCGGTGCGGCTTTCACTGACTCGTCCGCCTACCAGCTGACTCGCCTGAAGAAGCGCAACCCGACGCACTACGCCCAGGTGATGCAGCATCTGTTCAACACGCGAACAGGTCTGGGGCTGAATGTCATGCGCGTCCCCATGGGATCGTCAGACTTCACTGCCGAGAGCCATCACTGGACGGACGCTGATCGCCAGGGCCCTCGCGAGGACCCCTTGCACTACTTCGCGCTCAGCCCGGCCGAAACGAGTCGGTTGATTCCCGTCATCAAAGACGCTCTGGCCATCAATCCGAGCATGCACATCGTGGCCACTCCTTGGAGTGCCCCTGCCTGGATGAAGGAACACCACTCACTGATCGGGCAGGAAGGCGGCTCCCTTCGGCCCGAGTACTACAACGCGTGGGCCGACTACTTCGTCAGATGGATTCGCGGCCTCAAGGCACACGGAGTACCAGTCTGGGGTGTGACCGTGCAGAACGAGCCGTACTTCGCCCCTGCCGACTATCCCGGTATGCCGTATTCCGCCAGTGAGCTCGCGACATTCACCAAGTCGTATCTCGCACCCGCTCTCAAAGCAGCGAACCTGCGCCCAGTCATCGTTGCTCATGACCACAACTGGGCGAATGCCACCGAGGCGAAGGACGAGCTGTCCGGCGATCGTTCATTCGTGGGCGCTGTGGGTTGGCACTGCTACAACAACGAGGCCGGCACATCGACCATGACGGCCGTGCACCGGATCTATCCTGACCTCCCGCAGCACGTGACCGAGTGCTCCTCGGACACGGCCTCGGGCGACCTGATCCGCTACAGCACGGCCGAGCTCGCACTCCGCTCCACTCAGCACTGGGCACGAAGTGTGGTGCTGTGGAATCTTGCGCTCGGTCCCGGCGGCACCCCGCATCTGGGCGGGTGTCAGGGCTGCAGAGGACTCCTCACCGTGACCGACACGGGCGAGAGCTGGACGCCGATCCGCGACCAGCTGGGGCAGGTCGCGAGATTCGTCCGGCCCGGGGCGTGGCACATCTCCTCGACGGAGGAGACCGGTGGCGTCGTGACTTCGGCATTCGTCAACCGAGACGGTACGCAGGTGCTGGTGGCGCACAACCCCACCACCGCCACCGTGGCGTTCAGCACCCGGTGGACAGATCGGGGCGGGTTCGACTACCGCCTGCCGGCCGGAGCAACCGTGACGTTCCGAGCAGCTCGGCTGCCGTAG
- the lpdA gene encoding dihydrolipoyl dehydrogenase, whose translation MADHFDVVVLGAGPGGYVAAIRAAQLGKTVAVIEKKYWGGVCLNVGCIPSKALLRNAELSHIITNEKKKFGISGDATMDFGSTHQRSRGVADASAKGVHYLMKKNKIAEIDGWATFTDAKTLQVELNAGETQTVTGDNIIIATGATVRLVPGVTLSKNVVTYEEQILDPNPPSSIIIGGSGAIGVEFAYVLKAFDVDVTIVEFLDRMVPTEDADVSKELQRQYKKLGVKVLLSTAVKSVEDTGSGVRVTVTPAAGGDEQVLEADRFLAAFGFAPRVDGYGLEASGVQLTERKAIAVDERGRTNVEGVYAIGDCTGKLMLAHTAEAMGVVAAETIAGAETVEINFDMIPRATFCQPQIASFGYSEEQAKEKGYDVKVASFPFSANGKARGMGEGVGFVKIVADAKHNEIVGAHLIGPEVTELLPALTLAQQWDLTADEVARNVFAHPTLSEAMKEAVEGIAGHMINL comes from the coding sequence GTGGCTGATCACTTTGATGTTGTTGTCCTGGGAGCCGGTCCTGGTGGCTATGTCGCGGCGATCCGCGCGGCGCAGCTGGGCAAGACCGTGGCCGTCATCGAGAAGAAGTACTGGGGCGGTGTCTGCCTCAACGTGGGATGCATCCCGTCCAAGGCGCTGCTGCGCAACGCCGAGCTGTCGCACATCATCACGAACGAGAAGAAGAAGTTCGGGATCAGCGGCGACGCGACGATGGACTTCGGCTCGACGCACCAGCGCAGCCGCGGCGTGGCCGACGCCAGCGCCAAGGGTGTGCACTACCTGATGAAGAAGAACAAGATCGCTGAGATCGACGGGTGGGCGACGTTCACCGACGCCAAGACCCTGCAGGTCGAGCTCAACGCCGGCGAGACGCAGACGGTGACCGGCGACAACATCATCATCGCGACGGGCGCCACCGTACGTCTGGTGCCGGGCGTGACCCTGTCCAAGAACGTCGTCACCTACGAGGAGCAGATCCTCGACCCCAATCCGCCGAGCTCGATCATCATCGGCGGCAGCGGTGCCATCGGCGTCGAGTTCGCGTACGTGCTCAAGGCTTTCGACGTCGACGTCACCATCGTGGAGTTCCTGGACCGCATGGTTCCCACCGAGGACGCCGACGTGTCCAAGGAGCTGCAGCGGCAGTACAAGAAGCTCGGCGTCAAGGTTCTGCTGTCGACCGCGGTCAAGAGTGTCGAGGACACCGGCTCCGGCGTGCGCGTCACCGTCACACCCGCTGCCGGCGGCGATGAGCAGGTGCTGGAGGCCGATCGCTTCCTCGCCGCGTTCGGCTTCGCGCCGCGCGTCGACGGCTACGGCCTCGAGGCAAGCGGCGTGCAGCTGACCGAGCGCAAGGCGATCGCGGTCGACGAGCGCGGCCGCACCAATGTCGAGGGCGTCTACGCGATCGGCGACTGCACCGGCAAGCTGATGCTCGCGCACACGGCCGAGGCCATGGGTGTCGTCGCGGCCGAGACCATCGCCGGCGCGGAGACGGTCGAGATCAACTTCGACATGATTCCGCGAGCCACGTTCTGCCAGCCGCAGATCGCCTCCTTCGGCTACAGCGAGGAGCAGGCCAAGGAGAAGGGCTACGACGTCAAGGTCGCGTCGTTCCCGTTCTCGGCCAACGGCAAGGCCCGCGGTATGGGCGAGGGCGTCGGCTTCGTCAAGATCGTCGCGGACGCCAAGCACAACGAGATCGTCGGCGCGCACCTGATCGGCCCCGAGGTGACCGAGCTGCTGCCCGCTCTGACGCTGGCTCAGCAGTGGGACCTGACCGCTGACGAGGTCGCCCGCAACGTCTTCGCGCACCCGACTCTCAGCGAAGCCATGAAGGAAGCCGTCGAAGGCATCGCCGGCCACATGATCAATCTCTAG
- a CDS encoding HD domain-containing protein, whose translation MSFDEPRVFGQWVTWEHAAEGLSGRLDESAMAGLHDAYRYAASRHEGQRRPAGEPYVRHLLEVVEIMATALDVTDADMLEAGLLHDVVEDTDGTSAEITERFGGRTADLVAHVTMPEILPGQDKRLVRLAYLDGLRDARPDVLRLKLSDRYSNVQRLHTHPRAEKQRSYYAETLEHFVPLAKVDDRLAELFAVWAEAYDYLTAPVDTISAATKLAAAVHREQVDKSGAPYVEHAYATARIALEDGASEHQQMAGLLHDAVEDTPCTLEQLRDLGVPEPVVVMVDALTRRDGESHPEYLARLIETPEAVPVKRADIQHNQSPDRLARLDSATQDRLRGKYEAALAALSRS comes from the coding sequence ATGAGCTTCGACGAGCCAAGAGTCTTCGGTCAGTGGGTGACCTGGGAGCACGCCGCTGAGGGACTGTCCGGACGTCTAGACGAGTCAGCAATGGCCGGTCTGCACGACGCGTATCGGTACGCCGCCTCGCGCCACGAAGGACAACGCCGCCCGGCCGGCGAGCCGTACGTAAGACACCTGCTCGAAGTCGTGGAGATCATGGCGACTGCGCTTGATGTCACCGACGCCGACATGCTGGAGGCAGGGCTGCTCCACGACGTCGTCGAGGACACGGACGGCACCAGTGCCGAGATCACGGAGCGGTTCGGCGGACGTACGGCTGACCTCGTCGCCCACGTGACGATGCCCGAGATCCTTCCGGGACAGGACAAGCGGCTGGTCCGGCTGGCGTACCTCGATGGTCTGCGCGACGCCCGGCCCGACGTGCTGCGGCTGAAGCTGTCCGATCGCTACAGCAACGTCCAGCGCCTGCACACTCACCCGCGTGCGGAGAAGCAGCGGTCCTACTACGCCGAGACTCTTGAGCACTTCGTGCCGCTGGCGAAGGTCGATGACCGGCTGGCCGAGCTGTTCGCGGTGTGGGCCGAGGCGTACGACTACCTCACGGCGCCTGTCGACACCATCAGCGCAGCGACGAAGCTGGCGGCCGCCGTCCACCGCGAACAGGTCGACAAGAGCGGGGCGCCATATGTGGAGCACGCCTATGCCACAGCACGAATTGCCTTGGAAGACGGAGCTTCTGAGCATCAGCAGATGGCCGGACTCCTCCACGATGCGGTCGAAGACACGCCCTGCACTCTTGAGCAGTTGCGCGATCTCGGCGTTCCGGAGCCTGTGGTTGTGATGGTGGACGCGCTCACTCGACGTGACGGCGAGTCACACCCTGAGTACCTCGCCCGGCTGATCGAGACACCCGAAGCGGTGCCGGTCAAGCGTGCCGACATCCAGCACAACCAGAGCCCGGATCGCCTGGCCCGGCTCGACAGCGCCACTCAGGACCGGCTGCGCGGCAAGTACGAGGCGGCGCTCGCGGCCCTGTCGCGGAGCTAG
- a CDS encoding sugar-binding transcriptional regulator, producing MIPPDSPDDRMLLATVARRYYLEDRSKVQIGDELGISRFKVARLLIEARERGVVRIDIAPEAGVDAALSAQLRQRLGLRRAVVVDVPAFSDDDQAVAHLRAEIGRTAAALLGEILTEDDVLGLPWSRTVSAMVTALKALPKVPVVQLSGALTVTDATATPVDVVREAARLSGGEAHHFYAPLVATDVESAQMLRRQPSVAETFAHLPEVTVAVVGIGAWRPGESTLYDLVAPADARAQAKAGAVGEISGAFIDADGKPIVSELTGRLISVTAEQLEAIPHVVGLVTGEARAVVVRAAVGAGIINSLVADSGLARALLAEPPTT from the coding sequence GTGATCCCGCCGGACTCCCCTGACGATCGGATGCTGCTGGCCACCGTCGCGCGCCGCTACTACCTGGAGGACCGCTCCAAGGTGCAGATCGGCGACGAGCTGGGTATCAGCCGCTTCAAGGTCGCGCGGTTGCTCATCGAGGCGCGCGAACGAGGCGTGGTCCGCATCGACATCGCGCCCGAGGCCGGAGTCGATGCCGCCCTGTCTGCGCAGCTGCGGCAGCGGCTGGGTCTACGCCGCGCCGTGGTCGTCGATGTGCCCGCGTTCTCCGACGACGACCAGGCCGTCGCGCACCTGCGTGCCGAGATCGGGCGTACGGCCGCCGCTCTCCTCGGCGAGATCCTCACCGAGGACGACGTGCTCGGTCTGCCGTGGTCGCGCACCGTCTCGGCGATGGTGACGGCGCTGAAGGCGCTCCCCAAGGTGCCCGTGGTGCAGCTCAGCGGTGCGCTGACCGTCACGGACGCGACCGCGACTCCCGTTGACGTCGTACGGGAGGCCGCTCGCCTGAGCGGTGGCGAGGCACACCACTTCTATGCGCCGCTAGTCGCCACCGATGTCGAGAGTGCGCAGATGCTGCGCCGTCAGCCGAGTGTTGCCGAGACGTTCGCCCACCTCCCGGAGGTCACCGTCGCGGTGGTCGGCATCGGCGCGTGGCGCCCGGGAGAGTCCACGCTGTACGACCTCGTCGCCCCCGCCGATGCTCGTGCTCAGGCCAAAGCCGGAGCAGTCGGAGAGATCTCCGGCGCGTTCATCGACGCCGACGGCAAGCCCATCGTCAGCGAGCTCACCGGACGCCTCATCAGTGTGACTGCCGAGCAGCTCGAGGCGATTCCGCATGTCGTGGGGCTCGTGACCGGTGAGGCGCGCGCGGTCGTCGTGCGCGCCGCAGTGGGCGCCGGCATCATCAACAGCCTGGTGGCCGACAGCGGCCTGGCCCGCGCCCTCCTGGCGGAGCCACCCACGACGTAG
- a CDS encoding ABC transporter substrate-binding protein, with translation MHRRTRRMTAVGSAALLVSSVSACAGWGGGVGGGGGDTINVLMVNNPQMIDLQKLAPEFTKETGIKVNFTVLPENDLRDKASQEFSSQAGQYDVATLSNFEIPIYAKSRWVAPLDSYIAKDPGFDQADILKPMTTALTAGGKVYGEPFYGESSFLMYRKDVLASKGITMPANPTWQQVADIAAKVDNPRMAGICLRGQPGWGQLFAPLTTVINTFGGTWFDKDWNAKVDSPEFTQATSFYVNLVRKYGEKGAPQAGFTECLNNLTQGSVAMWYDATSAAGSLEADGSPVKGKIGYAPAPVVKTKSSGWLYTWSWAIEQASTKKDNAWKFVSWASSKKYENLVGTRIGWSSVPAGKRASTYTNPQYLKSAGAFAAQTKASIQSADPVNPGVQPRPAAGIQFVDIPEFPDLGTQVSQEVSSAIAGKTSVHNALDLGQQLADDVAKQYQKREGK, from the coding sequence ATGCACAGGCGAACCCGGAGGATGACGGCGGTGGGATCGGCGGCGCTGCTGGTGAGCAGCGTGTCGGCCTGCGCCGGCTGGGGCGGAGGAGTCGGCGGTGGTGGTGGCGACACCATCAACGTGCTGATGGTCAACAACCCCCAGATGATCGATCTGCAAAAGCTGGCTCCGGAGTTCACCAAGGAGACGGGCATCAAGGTCAACTTCACGGTGCTCCCGGAGAACGACCTCCGCGACAAGGCCAGCCAGGAGTTCTCGAGCCAGGCCGGCCAGTACGACGTCGCGACCTTGAGCAACTTCGAGATCCCGATCTACGCCAAGAGCCGCTGGGTCGCTCCGCTGGACAGCTACATCGCCAAGGACCCGGGGTTCGACCAGGCCGACATCCTCAAGCCGATGACGACGGCACTGACTGCGGGGGGCAAGGTCTACGGCGAGCCGTTCTACGGTGAGTCCTCGTTCCTCATGTACCGCAAGGACGTCTTGGCCTCCAAGGGCATCACGATGCCGGCCAACCCGACCTGGCAGCAGGTCGCCGACATCGCGGCCAAGGTCGACAACCCCCGGATGGCCGGCATCTGCCTGCGCGGTCAACCGGGCTGGGGCCAGCTGTTCGCGCCCCTGACGACGGTGATCAACACGTTCGGCGGCACCTGGTTCGACAAGGACTGGAACGCCAAGGTGGACTCACCCGAGTTCACCCAGGCGACGTCGTTCTACGTCAACCTGGTGCGCAAGTACGGCGAGAAGGGCGCACCGCAGGCGGGCTTCACCGAGTGCCTCAACAACCTCACGCAGGGCAGTGTCGCGATGTGGTACGACGCAACGTCGGCGGCGGGATCGCTCGAGGCTGACGGGTCGCCGGTCAAGGGCAAGATCGGCTACGCGCCGGCGCCGGTGGTCAAGACCAAGAGCTCGGGCTGGCTCTACACCTGGTCCTGGGCCATCGAGCAGGCGAGCACCAAGAAGGACAACGCCTGGAAGTTCGTGTCGTGGGCCAGCAGCAAGAAGTACGAGAACCTCGTCGGCACTCGCATCGGCTGGTCGAGCGTCCCGGCAGGCAAGCGCGCCTCGACCTACACCAACCCGCAGTACCTCAAGTCCGCGGGCGCGTTCGCGGCGCAGACCAAGGCCTCGATCCAGTCCGCTGACCCGGTCAACCCCGGCGTCCAGCCGCGACCGGCAGCCGGCATTCAGTTCGTCGATATCCCGGAGTTCCCCGACCTCGGCACCCAGGTCAGCCAGGAGGTCAGCTCGGCGATCGCTGGCAAGACCAGTGTTCACAACGCTCTCGACCTGGGGCAGCAGCTCGCCGATGACGTGGCGAAGCAGTATCAGAAACGGGAGGGGAAATGA